Part of the Chlamydiota bacterium genome, CCGAAGCAGGGGGCGAATGAAAAGCATGGTGGAACCAGTGGTCCCGATCCAAGAAGCAAACAGGGTCCCAACAATCAGTAAAATCAAATTAATTCTGGGTGAACCATCCAGCTTCCCCCGCAAAAAAATCCCTCCTCCAATGGTAAAAAGGGTCGCAAGCAAAATGATAAAGGGAATGTAATCGATGAGAGCGGTATGAAGAATTTCATGAAGGGCATTTTCATGATACTTGATCAAGAACGGTATTGCGAAAGCCAATGCCCAGCCGATGGCAACTTTTCGAAAATGGTGATGCCAAAATTTGGGTGTGACCAGAGGGCAAAGGGCGATGGAAAGAAGAATACCTACAAAGGGAAGACCACTCCAAGCGGGTAAAACGGTTCCTAAATCGACTGGATGGTTTTCAGTCGAGGCGAAGAGTGTAGAGGGAGCAAGTTCTCCTAGAACGGTAAAAAGAAACAGATAAAATATTTTTTTTGCTAAAAACATTTTTGCGCCTTTCTTTGTTTTGTAGTCGCCCGATTCATCCCCCCACCAATCCAGTTGTTATCTTTAGCACGTTCATAAGCTTATGACCCGTGCGTTGACTGCTAAACAATCCCGCCACCTTGGATGGATTGGGTGGGGGGATGAATCGGGCAGCCCGTGAGCCCCATAAATGGGGCGACTACAAAATGAGCTTCACTCTCATAGCAAGGAGGGGCTAGGAAAGGTAGAGACTCTTGGATGAGCTAAACTAGAACAGAATATCACTAGAGAAGTCAAGATGATTCAGATAATAATATTGATAAATATTGATATAAATGTAAAAAGTCGTTGCAAAAAATTCATATTTAACATACTTTATTAAATATGAAGCGAGAACTCTATGCGAATCTAATTGACTGGAAAAATTCTCAGAAGCGTAAGCCTCTCCTTTTAAAGGGGGCAAGGCAAGTCGGAAAAACTTACCTTTTGAAGGAGTTTGGCGAAAAAGAATTTTTGAACCTCCATTATTTTAACTTTGAGAAGGATAAACGGCTTTCTTCTATTTTTGAACCTGACTTAGCTCCCCAAAGAATTCTTTCAGAACTATCGCTTTGGCTCAAAAAAGCAATTAATCCTAAGACCGATCTTATCTTTTTTGATGAGATTCAAGAATGTCCGAAGGCCCTCAATAGCTTGAAATATTTTTGTGAGGAGATGGGCAATCTTGCCATTTGCTCGGCAGGGTCTCTTCTGGGGGTTAGTCTTTCACGTGAGTCCTTCCCCGTAGGCAAGGTTGAATTTATGAATCTCTATCCTCTGACCTTCAGAGAATTTCTCATGGCTCAAGGCGATGAAAGGGTTTTAAATGAACTTGATAAGGCGATCGAAAAGGGTCATATTCCTGGAGTTGTTCATGATCACTTGATGATTTTTTTAAGGCATTACTATTTTACGGGTGGGATGCCCTCAGCTATTCTTTCCTATCTTTCTTCCAAGGAGGAAAATTATTCGATGGTCGAGTTGGTCCGAAAAACCCAATCTGATTTGGTTGATAGTTTTCACAAGGACTTTGCGAAGCATTCGGGCAATGTCAATGCGATGCATATTGTTTCGGTGTTTGAAAATATTCCTCTGCAGCTTTCTCGCTCTCTCGATGGGTCTGTCCAGCGTTATCGATTTCGCGATGTGATTCCCAGGAGAAGAGGATATGCAGATTTTTGGGGGCCTATTCACTGGCTTGAAAAGGCTGGGCTCATCCTCAAGGTGAAGATTTGCATCAGAGCTGAGTTACCCCTGGAATCTTTTTGCAAGGAAAATATTTTCAAGCTTTACCTTTTTGATATCGGCTTATTGGGGTGCATGCTAGATTTGCCGGCCGATGCGATTCTTGCTCAGGACTACGGCCTTATGAAGTGTTTTATCGCGGAAAATTTCGTTGCTCAGGAATTGACTGCCAAAGGGTATTCGCCTCTTCATGCTTGGGAGGAGAGAAACTCTGAAATTGAGTTTTTAAGGGTTATAAAAGGAGAAATTGTTCCAGTTGAAGTAAAATCAGGAATTCGAACGCAGGCCAAGAGTTTGGCGCAGTTCATATTGAAATATTCTCCCAAAACGGCGATCAAGCTCAGTGCTCAACCTTTCAGAAAAGAGACCCGAGGCGTTGTTCGCCACTATCCTCTTTACATGACAGGATACGTTTAGTCTGGATTTCTCAAATAAAAGGTCCATTTGAATTCAGTGAATACCACTTCAATATCTCAGTCTGTGGAAGAAGCGATTCAATCTTTAGACTTTGAAAAAGTTTTTAAAGAGTATTGGGACGAGGACGAATGTGTTTTTATCCCTGATTTTTTGCCTTTGGAAACGATATCGCCTTGGGTGAGTGATGCAGAAAATTTGAGTCGAGAGCTGAACCGAAATTATATTCCGAAACATAAAAAGGGAGGGAGCGTCAGTCATTTTGCAATTGCCCAGCGAGGCCCCGCCCTTTTTGAATTCTATCATTCAGAGGTTTTCCGTTTGTTTTTAAGTCGCTTGGTCAAGAAAGATCTTAAACTTTGTCCTCGAGAGGATCCCCATGGCTGTGCCCTTTATTACTATACGCAAAGTGGGGATCATATTGGATATCACTACGATACTTCTTATTATAAGGGAGCGAGATATACTGTTTTAATTGGGCTGGTTCAGCAATCCTCCAGTCGGCTTTTATGCCGGCTTCATACGCGGCAAGAGGGGCATCTTCCTAGAGATGTAGTGTTGGACACCCTTCCAGGGTCCATGGTGATTTTTAATGGAGATAAGGTTTATCATGCGGTAAGCCCGAGCAAAGAAGGGGAACGCCGTATTGTTTTTACAATGGAATATGTAACGAGTCAGGAAATGGGAAAAGCCAAGAGACTTTTTTCAAATTTAAAAGACGCCTTTGCCTATTTTGGTGTAAAATCACTTTTTCAGATTTTTAAAAAGTCCTAGACAAATTCATGGT contains:
- a CDS encoding ATP-binding protein; this translates as MKRELYANLIDWKNSQKRKPLLLKGARQVGKTYLLKEFGEKEFLNLHYFNFEKDKRLSSIFEPDLAPQRILSELSLWLKKAINPKTDLIFFDEIQECPKALNSLKYFCEEMGNLAICSAGSLLGVSLSRESFPVGKVEFMNLYPLTFREFLMAQGDERVLNELDKAIEKGHIPGVVHDHLMIFLRHYYFTGGMPSAILSYLSSKEENYSMVELVRKTQSDLVDSFHKDFAKHSGNVNAMHIVSVFENIPLQLSRSLDGSVQRYRFRDVIPRRRGYADFWGPIHWLEKAGLILKVKICIRAELPLESFCKENIFKLYLFDIGLLGCMLDLPADAILAQDYGLMKCFIAENFVAQELTAKGYSPLHAWEERNSEIEFLRVIKGEIVPVEVKSGIRTQAKSLAQFILKYSPKTAIKLSAQPFRKETRGVVRHYPLYMTGYV
- a CDS encoding 2OG-Fe(II) oxygenase; amino-acid sequence: MNSVNTTSISQSVEEAIQSLDFEKVFKEYWDEDECVFIPDFLPLETISPWVSDAENLSRELNRNYIPKHKKGGSVSHFAIAQRGPALFEFYHSEVFRLFLSRLVKKDLKLCPREDPHGCALYYYTQSGDHIGYHYDTSYYKGARYTVLIGLVQQSSSRLLCRLHTRQEGHLPRDVVLDTLPGSMVIFNGDKVYHAVSPSKEGERRIVFTMEYVTSQEMGKAKRLFSNLKDAFAYFGVKSLFQIFKKS